A genomic window from Algoriphagus sp. Y33 includes:
- a CDS encoding mechanosensitive ion channel domain-containing protein: MNDLVENMQASYGVFENLFHQMLVFLPSLVGFMLFLLFAWLFYKFSIWLVTRILKSVKLDQFFQKNFPGIESWKFKINPSFIILAFIKIALLLIFVVLGSEILGLPVLSQELGKLLNFLPRLVIAISLIFIGFTISGAAKNLIFNVFNSFGLTGAKLISTIVGYLILFVIVLIAIELVGIDTSVITNNLSILLGALLLCITLAVGLGSVELVKRILFGFYFKKNFQIGQLIEFDNIRGKIIKMDNINIVLQRNEGKLVVPIKDLIDARVSILEN; encoded by the coding sequence ATGAATGATCTAGTAGAGAATATGCAAGCTAGCTATGGAGTGTTTGAGAATTTATTCCATCAAATGTTGGTCTTTTTACCTAGCCTGGTGGGCTTTATGCTATTTCTTCTTTTTGCCTGGCTATTTTACAAATTCAGCATATGGCTGGTAACCAGAATTTTGAAATCCGTTAAACTGGATCAGTTTTTTCAAAAGAACTTTCCGGGAATTGAATCATGGAAATTCAAGATCAATCCCTCCTTCATTATTCTAGCCTTTATCAAAATAGCCTTATTGCTGATTTTTGTAGTATTGGGCTCTGAGATATTGGGCTTACCTGTGCTCTCACAAGAACTTGGGAAGCTTCTTAATTTCCTCCCAAGGCTAGTGATAGCCATCTCGCTGATTTTCATAGGGTTTACTATTTCAGGAGCAGCAAAGAACCTGATTTTCAATGTATTCAATTCTTTTGGGTTAACAGGAGCCAAATTGATATCGACGATTGTCGGCTACTTGATCCTCTTTGTTATCGTACTAATCGCCATTGAGTTGGTCGGTATAGATACGAGCGTTATCACCAACAACCTGTCTATCCTTCTGGGAGCCCTTCTTCTCTGTATCACGCTGGCGGTAGGATTGGGTTCTGTCGAGCTCGTCAAGAGAATACTTTTTGGATTTTACTTCAAGAAAAATTTCCAAATAGGGCAACTCATTGAGTTCGACAATATCCGTGGAAAAATCATAAAAATGGACAATATCAATATTGTCCTGCAGCGTAACGAAGGTAAGCTTGTAGTCCCCATCAAAGATCTGATCGATGCCCGGGTGAGCATTTTGGAAAACTAG
- a CDS encoding CPBP family intramembrane glutamic endopeptidase → METLKILAAFVIFCLLNAVLLNLPFVYSEIRIINGDWNWSGKLYAILGSLVFLSLYRKFPLSDYFLTLRQNKKFFTKGIYILCSILLINSIVAFFSPVQTLSIETLLFQFSMPGINEEVAYRGIMLGLLLKVLKSNSLILNPSVWITALLFGMAHGFFLSKEFDVIFKFQPFFWSFIYGLIWGWLTVKSGSILVALISHNLGNGLGNLIRMR, encoded by the coding sequence ATGGAAACACTGAAAATTTTAGCAGCATTTGTCATCTTCTGTCTGTTGAATGCAGTCTTGTTAAATCTGCCATTTGTATACTCTGAAATAAGAATCATCAATGGAGATTGGAATTGGTCTGGTAAACTATATGCCATACTAGGTTCTTTAGTTTTCTTGTCGCTATACAGAAAATTCCCCTTGTCAGATTACTTTTTAACGCTGCGCCAGAATAAGAAATTCTTTACTAAAGGAATTTACATCCTATGCTCAATTTTGTTAATCAATAGCATAGTGGCTTTCTTCTCTCCTGTACAAACGTTAAGCATAGAAACACTCCTGTTTCAATTTTCAATGCCTGGAATCAACGAGGAAGTCGCATACCGTGGTATAATGCTGGGGCTATTACTCAAAGTTTTAAAAAGTAATTCCTTGATTTTAAATCCATCTGTTTGGATCACAGCACTATTATTCGGAATGGCACATGGATTTTTCCTTTCAAAGGAATTTGATGTGATATTTAAATTTCAACCATTTTTTTGGTCATTTATTTATGGCTTGATTTGGGGATGGCTCACTGTAAAAAGCGGCAGTATTCTAGTAGCTTTAATCTCCCATAATTTGGGAAATGGGCTAGGAAATCTAATTAGAATGAGATGA
- a CDS encoding ABC transporter permease — translation MWQNNFKISFRNLKKHKTLTAINVLGMAVGLAACLLIGLFVFDELSYDQHVKDGERIYRVALETKESRWAGSPGPLAEGLKNDFSEVENATRIMKFPELDQMLLKSESNGEVMQFYESKGYYVDSTFFQVFDYEFLTGLPSNALKAPNSVILSASLAKKFFGKADPMNRPLTIGLPFGDFDYTITGVFEDAGLKSHIDANFFLSMENNDIGNAVKGMTNWATNNIFYTYVKLLPETDVEAFEKRLIPFFDRHGAEDLIAMGSFSKSLFLQPLAEIYLKSGMEYELGATGSKMTLYVFGSVAIFILLIACINFMNLATARSEKRSKEVGIRKLLGANKSGLVRQFLGESLIVSMLGLIMAFLLASLLMPYFNQLTGKDLELYQRTFPLLAIFILAIAAGLVAGIYPAFFLSAFAPSTVLKGKFKGRLSGFSLRQVLVIFQFAISACLILMVFVIKNQLDFVQNQDLGFRKDQQLILPLKSENAVSKYDVLKTNLMQNPNVKSVTLTSTYPGIESIEDMMYYADGKTVEDVVNITNAYVGDDFVETLGFQMLEGRTFTKEYTSEYPMMILNESAIKSLGYEVADAVGKKVHFEWSGKLNTLEIVGVVKDFNYQSLHTKINPYAFIKENRGGYLIANFEGSGTNEVMASAETSWNKLNISDPFVYSFLDQDFQRNYEKEERVANIIIGSALLAIFIACLGLYGLTAFMTEQRTKEIGIRKTMGATDWSIVALLSKDFGKTVLLAILISVPISLYLSNAWLENFAFKIELQWWYFAVTGLVALMIAMITVSFQSVRTALMNPVESLKSE, via the coding sequence ATGTGGCAAAACAATTTCAAAATATCCTTTAGAAACCTCAAAAAGCATAAAACACTTACTGCCATTAACGTGCTTGGAATGGCGGTTGGTCTAGCGGCATGCTTGCTGATTGGTCTGTTTGTTTTTGACGAGCTGTCGTACGATCAGCATGTCAAAGATGGGGAACGGATCTACCGTGTGGCTCTGGAAACGAAAGAATCCAGATGGGCGGGGAGTCCGGGTCCGCTGGCGGAAGGATTGAAAAACGACTTTTCTGAAGTGGAAAATGCTACCCGGATCATGAAGTTTCCCGAACTTGACCAAATGCTCTTGAAAAGCGAAAGCAATGGTGAGGTGATGCAGTTTTATGAATCAAAAGGTTATTATGTAGATTCTACCTTCTTTCAGGTGTTCGACTACGAATTTCTAACGGGGCTGCCTTCCAATGCCCTGAAAGCTCCCAATTCTGTGATTCTCTCCGCTTCGCTTGCCAAAAAGTTCTTCGGTAAAGCTGATCCCATGAACCGGCCCCTTACCATTGGCTTGCCTTTCGGTGACTTTGATTATACTATCACGGGCGTATTTGAAGATGCAGGGCTAAAATCCCATATAGATGCCAATTTTTTCCTGTCCATGGAAAACAATGACATTGGAAATGCAGTGAAAGGAATGACCAATTGGGCGACTAATAACATTTTCTATACCTATGTGAAGCTTCTTCCCGAGACTGATGTCGAGGCGTTTGAGAAGAGACTGATTCCGTTTTTTGACCGTCATGGCGCAGAGGATTTGATAGCTATGGGAAGCTTTAGCAAAAGTCTTTTCCTTCAGCCCTTGGCAGAAATTTACCTGAAATCCGGTATGGAATATGAGTTGGGGGCCACTGGAAGCAAGATGACACTGTATGTTTTTGGCTCTGTGGCCATATTTATTCTGTTGATTGCCTGCATCAATTTTATGAATTTGGCGACTGCGAGATCTGAAAAGCGGTCGAAGGAAGTTGGGATCAGGAAACTATTGGGAGCAAATAAAAGTGGGTTGGTAAGACAGTTTTTGGGTGAATCCTTGATAGTTTCCATGCTTGGACTGATAATGGCTTTTCTACTTGCTTCGCTTTTAATGCCGTATTTCAATCAATTGACCGGTAAAGATTTGGAGTTGTACCAACGGACTTTTCCTCTACTGGCGATTTTCATCCTAGCCATTGCGGCTGGTTTGGTAGCAGGAATCTACCCGGCATTTTTTCTGTCAGCTTTTGCACCAAGCACTGTACTGAAAGGGAAATTTAAAGGTAGATTGTCGGGTTTTTCACTCCGGCAAGTCTTGGTGATTTTTCAGTTTGCTATTTCGGCATGTCTGATCTTGATGGTTTTTGTGATCAAGAACCAACTGGACTTTGTCCAAAATCAGGATTTGGGATTCAGAAAAGACCAACAATTGATTCTCCCGCTCAAAAGTGAAAATGCTGTATCCAAATATGATGTGCTGAAAACCAATCTGATGCAGAATCCAAATGTAAAATCAGTGACGCTAACCTCAACTTATCCGGGAATAGAAAGCATAGAGGATATGATGTACTATGCAGATGGCAAAACTGTGGAGGATGTAGTGAACATAACCAATGCCTATGTCGGTGATGATTTCGTAGAGACACTTGGGTTTCAGATGCTGGAAGGAAGGACATTTACTAAGGAATACACCTCAGAATATCCCATGATGATTTTGAATGAATCAGCCATTAAATCTCTAGGCTATGAAGTAGCTGATGCTGTAGGAAAGAAGGTTCACTTTGAATGGAGCGGGAAGTTGAATACGCTGGAGATTGTAGGAGTGGTGAAGGATTTTAATTACCAAAGTCTTCATACGAAGATTAATCCGTACGCTTTTATTAAGGAAAATCGGGGAGGATATTTGATCGCTAATTTCGAAGGAAGTGGCACAAACGAAGTTATGGCAAGTGCAGAAACCAGTTGGAATAAACTCAATATTTCAGATCCTTTTGTCTATTCGTTTTTGGATCAGGACTTTCAGCGTAATTATGAGAAGGAAGAGCGTGTGGCGAACATTATTATAGGATCTGCCTTACTGGCGATCTTTATTGCATGCCTAGGTCTGTATGGGCTGACGGCCTTTATGACCGAGCAACGAACTAAGGAAATTGGCATTCGCAAGACGATGGGTGCGACCGATTGGAGTATTGTCGCTTTGCTTTCGAAGGATTTCGGCAAGACCGTTTTATTGGCAATTCTGATCTCTGTGCCAATAAGTTTATACCTGTCAAATGCTTGGCTGGAAAATTTTGCCTTTAAGATCGAACTGCAATGGTGGTATTTTGCAGTCACCGGCTTAGTAGCGCTGATGATAGCGATGATCACTGTGAGCTTCCAGTCGGTCCGGACGGCACTGATGAATCCGGTGGAAAGTCTGAAAAGTGAATGA
- a CDS encoding response regulator → MIKTGSYKLYDELSHEIRNSLNIVIGSSELLKDSESDEQQDLVNIIHNSATHLKNLLNNYLLERKGEYGSLEKEALFDLHDLLRDLTAQYALICKRNGLSFILEIDSLVPTKVVGLATKLTQILNNLISNAVKFTEFGFVKLSVYLQKSVEGKAKVHFVVKDSGCGISSNDQNKLFKDFVQIPNRVSEKQVGSGLGLAITRKLLHSMDSEIYLKSKNGLGSAFSFSLEFELVSSGLPKPEISQVNVPGRKVLVVDDYIVNRIVVRKQLGKLGIFCDTAENSKRAIALLNTNRYPIILLDVNLPDMDGISLSKNLKRDYPAMKIILVTGEELGDSDRELIQLGIFTVLPKPFTLHELREALNFELCREYS, encoded by the coding sequence ATGATAAAAACAGGAAGCTATAAGCTCTATGATGAGTTGTCTCACGAGATCAGAAATTCTCTGAATATTGTCATAGGTAGTTCTGAATTGCTTAAAGACAGTGAGTCTGACGAACAGCAAGATTTGGTCAATATCATTCATAATTCTGCCACACATCTAAAAAACCTTCTGAATAATTATTTGCTCGAACGGAAAGGGGAATATGGGTCTTTGGAAAAGGAAGCGTTATTTGATCTTCATGATCTTCTCAGGGACCTCACTGCCCAATATGCTCTTATCTGTAAGAGGAATGGACTTTCTTTTATTCTGGAAATCGATTCTCTTGTTCCTACCAAGGTAGTTGGGCTGGCGACTAAATTAACCCAAATTCTAAATAACCTGATTTCCAATGCGGTGAAATTCACTGAGTTTGGGTTTGTGAAGCTTTCTGTCTACTTGCAAAAGTCTGTTGAGGGGAAAGCTAAGGTTCACTTTGTAGTCAAAGATTCCGGCTGTGGAATAAGTAGCAACGATCAGAATAAACTGTTTAAGGATTTTGTTCAAATTCCCAACCGGGTAAGCGAGAAGCAGGTCGGCTCTGGGCTTGGTCTTGCGATTACCAGAAAGCTTCTCCATAGTATGGATAGCGAAATCTATTTAAAAAGTAAAAATGGACTGGGATCCGCCTTTTCTTTTAGTCTTGAGTTTGAATTGGTATCCAGTGGCTTGCCAAAACCTGAAATCAGCCAGGTCAACGTTCCCGGAAGGAAAGTTCTTGTGGTCGATGACTACATAGTCAATAGAATAGTCGTCCGTAAGCAATTGGGTAAATTAGGTATATTCTGTGACACCGCTGAGAACTCTAAGCGTGCAATTGCCTTGCTGAATACCAACAGATATCCAATTATTCTGCTGGACGTGAACCTGCCTGATATGGATGGTATTTCCCTAAGTAAAAATCTTAAGAGGGACTATCCCGCCATGAAAATAATATTGGTAACAGGAGAGGAACTGGGAGATTCAGACAGGGAGTTAATACAACTGGGGATCTTTACAGTATTACCAAAGCCATTTACCCTTCATGAACTACGAGAGGCTTTGAATTTTGAACTGTGTCGGGAATATAGCTAA
- a CDS encoding RNA polymerase sigma factor: MKASPEHDKQELQRVSSLSDEALVRLIVETRESSYYGILYDRYADKIYNRCLRFIPMKAEAQDLTHDLFIKLYYKLKSYEGRSSFSTWLYSFTYNFCLNHINRKHKVKQEKEQALHEQMEIEEQEIDDSEIFALKAEKLKVALDLIDPNEKLILLMKYQDEFSVKEIAESLQLGESAVKMRINRAKKKVLEKYNNLGE, encoded by the coding sequence ATGAAAGCCTCACCAGAACATGATAAACAAGAGCTACAGCGGGTCTCTTCTTTATCTGACGAAGCGCTTGTGAGGCTGATTGTAGAGACGAGAGAGTCTTCATATTATGGAATTTTATATGACAGATATGCTGACAAAATCTATAACAGATGCCTAAGGTTCATACCGATGAAAGCCGAAGCCCAGGATTTGACCCATGACCTGTTTATTAAGCTTTATTACAAATTGAAATCCTATGAGGGAAGATCTTCATTTTCCACCTGGCTGTATAGTTTCACCTACAACTTCTGTCTGAACCATATCAACAGAAAGCATAAAGTAAAGCAAGAGAAAGAACAGGCGCTCCATGAACAGATGGAGATAGAAGAGCAGGAAATTGATGATAGTGAGATTTTCGCTTTGAAAGCTGAAAAGTTAAAAGTTGCGCTTGATCTGATTGATCCCAATGAAAAGCTGATACTGCTTATGAAGTATCAGGATGAATTCTCAGTCAAAGAAATAGCCGAATCCCTCCAACTTGGAGAGTCGGCTGTCAAGATGAGGATTAATCGGGCTAAAAAGAAAGTATTGGAAAAATACAATAATTTGGGCGAGTGA